The Streptomyces hundungensis genome contains the following window.
TCGATCTGCCCCCGCATCACCCCGTGCCGGGCCGACGTCGGGTCCGCGTGGTGCAGGTTGTGCCACGACTCACCGCACGACAGCACCGCCAGCCACCACACGTTGCCGCTGCGGTCACGCGACTTGAAGGGGCGCTTGCCCACGGCGTGACAGATCGAGTTGATCGACCACGTCACATGGTGCAACAGCGCCACCCGCACCAGGGAGCCCCAGAAGAACGCCGTGAACGCGCCCCACCACGACATCGTCACCAAACCCCCCACCAGCGGAGGGATCGCGAGCGACAGGATCGTCCAGTACACGAAGTCACGCGAGATGCGGCGGATCGCCGGGTCGTCGAGGAGATCCGGAGCGTACTTCTCCTGCGACGTCTGCTCCTCGTCGAACATCCAGGCGATGTGCGCCCACCACAGGCCCTTCATCAGCGCGGGCAGCGTCTCGCCGAAACGCCACGGCGAATGCGGGTCGCCCTCCGCGTCCGAGAACTTGTGGTGCTTGCGGTGGTCGGCCACCCAGCGCACCAGCGGCCCCTCCACCGCCATCGAACCCGCCACCGCCAGCGCGATCCGCAGCGGGCGCTTCGCCTTGAACGAGCCGTGCGTGAAGTACCGGTGGAAACCGATCGTGATGCCGTGACAGC
Protein-coding sequences here:
- a CDS encoding acyl-CoA desaturase, whose translation is MTTSPDLLKSPDEPPVPSATLGGENKRSIEQLALLLFITVPFVALLAAVPLAWGWGVSWLDLGLLVFMYYLGCHGITIGFHRYFTHGSFKAKRPLRIALAVAGSMAVEGPLVRWVADHRKHHKFSDAEGDPHSPWRFGETLPALMKGLWWAHIAWMFDEEQTSQEKYAPDLLDDPAIRRISRDFVYWTILSLAIPPLVGGLVTMSWWGAFTAFFWGSLVRVALLHHVTWSINSICHAVGKRPFKSRDRSGNVWWLAVLSCGESWHNLHHADPTSARHGVMRGQIDSSARIIRWCEQLGLAYDVRWPSAARIDSKRNEGGRSRRKEKAAEAA